In Euphorbia lathyris chromosome 9, ddEupLath1.1, whole genome shotgun sequence, the following are encoded in one genomic region:
- the LOC136205365 gene encoding uncharacterized protein isoform X4, whose product MLLMVFCICFYENPLLMRGFPLQFRFSSVLRSAGFMRRRYCVAMELDDQFPSLQFKTLPRRLALKFIGLNAIVLSVNPVFFCSSSRYERAWNYQNSGLLRLATGEDSR is encoded by the exons ATGCTGTTAATGGTTTTTTGCATTTGTTTTTATGAAAATCCATTGCTAATGAGAGGGTTTCCACTGCAATTTCGATTTTCTTCAGTTCTCCGATCCGCTGG ATTCATGAGGAGGAGATATTGTGTGGCTATGGAGTTGGATGACCAATTTCCTTCACTACAATTCAAAACGTTGCCAAGAAGATTGGCGTTGAAGTTTATTGGACTCAATGCTATCGTATTGAGTGTTAATCCTGTTTTTTTCTGCTCCAGTTCCAGATATGAAAGAGCCTGGAATTATCAG AATTCAGGGCTCTTAAGGTTGGCAACGGGTGAGGATTCAAG GTAA
- the LOC136205365 gene encoding uncharacterized protein isoform X1 produces the protein MLLMVFCICFYENPLLMRGFPLQFRFSSVLRSAGFMRRRYCVAMELDDQFPSLQFKTLPRRLALKFIGLNAIVLSVNPVFFCSSSRYERAWNYQNSGLLRLATGEDSRLNYKTTNNQTQKKEGLKMLLLWLQKKVKSSAPFFSCPRKKFLNMKSRQIIEVSR, from the exons ATGCTGTTAATGGTTTTTTGCATTTGTTTTTATGAAAATCCATTGCTAATGAGAGGGTTTCCACTGCAATTTCGATTTTCTTCAGTTCTCCGATCCGCTGG ATTCATGAGGAGGAGATATTGTGTGGCTATGGAGTTGGATGACCAATTTCCTTCACTACAATTCAAAACGTTGCCAAGAAGATTGGCGTTGAAGTTTATTGGACTCAATGCTATCGTATTGAGTGTTAATCCTGTTTTTTTCTGCTCCAGTTCCAGATATGAAAGAGCCTGGAATTATCAG AATTCAGGGCTCTTAAGGTTGGCAACGGGTGAGGATTCAAG GCTTAATTACAAAACAACAAATAATCAAACTCAAAAGAAAGAAGGATTAAAGATGCTGCTCCTTTGGTTGCAAAAGAAGGTTAAAAGTAGTGCTCCCTTTTTTTCCTGCCCAAGGAAAAAATTTCTGAATATGAAGAGTAGACAGATTATAGAAGTGAGCAGATGA
- the LOC136205363 gene encoding uncharacterized protein isoform X3, with protein MSDHIICAGRRPSVVIQNLRSALTYLKFRRKLVGGQEKMAEHYLGIEDAWMNEAQEMSNMVEDIESKIKNEDLENQKRLTDNSKSKLFQVGIKLDRLDSLLHNPHSKPILTKEDLEFRWNMLSEFRRRTRSLALTLYTSPSTKSQMKQPKVEIR; from the exons ATGAGTGATCATATCATATGTGCCGGTCGGCGTCCCTCTGTCGTCATCCAAAATCTCAGATCAGCTTTAACTTACCTGAAATTCAGACGGAAACTTGTGGGAGGCCAAGAGAAAATGGCTGAACATTATCTGGGTATAGAAGATGCTTGGATGAATGAAGCACAAGAAATGTCAAACATGGTGGAGGATATAGAAAGCAAGATCAAGAACGAGGATTTAGAGAATCAGAAGAGGCTAACAGATAATTCAAAATCTAAACTTTTTCAAGTTGGGATTAAGCTTGATCGCCTTGATTCCCTCCTCCACAATCCTCATTCTAAACCCATCTT AACAAAGGAAGATTTGGAATTCCGGTGGAACATGCTTTCAGAATTCCGGCGAAGAACAAGATCACTGGCTCTCACTCTCTATACATCACCCTCTACAAAGAG TCAGATGAAGCAACCCAAAGTCGAGATCAG ATGA
- the LOC136205365 gene encoding uncharacterized protein isoform X2, with protein sequence MLLMVFCICFYENPLLMRGFPLQFRFSSVLRSAGFMRRRYCVAMELDDQFPSLQFKTLPRRLALKFIGLNAIVLSVNPVFFCSSSRYERAWNYQNSGLLRLATGEDSRLVYLFLQELQQISLLPRIKVIKNAIQAK encoded by the exons ATGCTGTTAATGGTTTTTTGCATTTGTTTTTATGAAAATCCATTGCTAATGAGAGGGTTTCCACTGCAATTTCGATTTTCTTCAGTTCTCCGATCCGCTGG ATTCATGAGGAGGAGATATTGTGTGGCTATGGAGTTGGATGACCAATTTCCTTCACTACAATTCAAAACGTTGCCAAGAAGATTGGCGTTGAAGTTTATTGGACTCAATGCTATCGTATTGAGTGTTAATCCTGTTTTTTTCTGCTCCAGTTCCAGATATGAAAGAGCCTGGAATTATCAG AATTCAGGGCTCTTAAGGTTGGCAACGGGTGAGGATTCAAG GTTGGTGTACTTATTCCTTCAGGAATTGCAACAGATAAGTCTTTTGCCCAGGATAAAAGTAATTAAGAATGCTATTCAAGCAAAATGA
- the LOC136205363 gene encoding uncharacterized protein isoform X2: MSDHIICAGRRPSVVIQNLRSALTYLKFRRKLVGGQEKMAEHYLGIEDAWMNEAQEMSNMVEDIESKIKNEDLENQKRLTDNSKSKLFQVGIKLDRLDSLLHNPHSKPILTKEDLEFRWNMLSEFRRRTRSLALTLYTSPSTKRSHEILLLLRRSRYAQTSNSFR; this comes from the exons ATGAGTGATCATATCATATGTGCCGGTCGGCGTCCCTCTGTCGTCATCCAAAATCTCAGATCAGCTTTAACTTACCTGAAATTCAGACGGAAACTTGTGGGAGGCCAAGAGAAAATGGCTGAACATTATCTGGGTATAGAAGATGCTTGGATGAATGAAGCACAAGAAATGTCAAACATGGTGGAGGATATAGAAAGCAAGATCAAGAACGAGGATTTAGAGAATCAGAAGAGGCTAACAGATAATTCAAAATCTAAACTTTTTCAAGTTGGGATTAAGCTTGATCGCCTTGATTCCCTCCTCCACAATCCTCATTCTAAACCCATCTT AACAAAGGAAGATTTGGAATTCCGGTGGAACATGCTTTCAGAATTCCGGCGAAGAACAAGATCACTGGCTCTCACTCTCTATACATCACCCTCTACAAAGAG ATCACATGAAATCCTTCTTCTACTTAGACGATCTCGATATGCACAAACCTCTAATAGTT TCAGATGA
- the LOC136205363 gene encoding uncharacterized protein isoform X1, producing the protein MSDHIICAGRRPSVVIQNLRSALTYLKFRRKLVGGQEKMAEHYLGIEDAWMNEAQEMSNMVEDIESKIKNEDLENQKRLTDNSKSKLFQVGIKLDRLDSLLHNPHSKPIFGFAEQRKIWNSGGTCFQNSGEEQDHWLSLSIHHPLQRDHMKSFFYLDDLDMHKPLIVSDEATQSRDQMRQSGCYTIITVLRILGWIICLVLGGAALLFLLIIICSLL; encoded by the exons ATGAGTGATCATATCATATGTGCCGGTCGGCGTCCCTCTGTCGTCATCCAAAATCTCAGATCAGCTTTAACTTACCTGAAATTCAGACGGAAACTTGTGGGAGGCCAAGAGAAAATGGCTGAACATTATCTGGGTATAGAAGATGCTTGGATGAATGAAGCACAAGAAATGTCAAACATGGTGGAGGATATAGAAAGCAAGATCAAGAACGAGGATTTAGAGAATCAGAAGAGGCTAACAGATAATTCAAAATCTAAACTTTTTCAAGTTGGGATTAAGCTTGATCGCCTTGATTCCCTCCTCCACAATCCTCATTCTAAACCCATCTT TGGATTTGCAGAACAAAGGAAGATTTGGAATTCCGGTGGAACATGCTTTCAGAATTCCGGCGAAGAACAAGATCACTGGCTCTCACTCTCTATACATCACCCTCTACAAAGAG ATCACATGAAATCCTTCTTCTACTTAGACGATCTCGATATGCACAAACCTCTAATAGTT TCAGATGAAGCAACCCAAAGTCGAGATCAG ATGAGGCAATCTGGTTGTTATACTATAATTACAGTACTTAGAATACTCGGATGGATCATCTGTTTGGTTTTGGGAGGAGCTGCACTTCTATTTCTCCTGATTATCATCTGCTCACTTCTATAA
- the LOC136205365 gene encoding uncharacterized protein isoform X3 yields MLLMVFCICFYENPLLMRGFPLQFRFSSVLRSAGFMRRRYCVAMELDDQFPSLQFKTLPRRLALKFIGLNAIVLSVNPVFFCSSSRYERAWNYQNSGLLRLATGEDSRWFVVRFMCGSGSDIIRLTNC; encoded by the exons ATGCTGTTAATGGTTTTTTGCATTTGTTTTTATGAAAATCCATTGCTAATGAGAGGGTTTCCACTGCAATTTCGATTTTCTTCAGTTCTCCGATCCGCTGG ATTCATGAGGAGGAGATATTGTGTGGCTATGGAGTTGGATGACCAATTTCCTTCACTACAATTCAAAACGTTGCCAAGAAGATTGGCGTTGAAGTTTATTGGACTCAATGCTATCGTATTGAGTGTTAATCCTGTTTTTTTCTGCTCCAGTTCCAGATATGAAAGAGCCTGGAATTATCAG AATTCAGGGCTCTTAAGGTTGGCAACGGGTGAGGATTCAAG GTGGTTTGTTGTGCGATTTATGTGTGGCAGTGGCAGTGACATTATAAGATTAACTAATTGCTGA